The sequence GGAGAACAATGGAGCATTTATTTGTCTTTTTTGGCttctccctctgtctaggtgagtaagtcattttaggttgtgcaccgtgatcaaggaggagagaaaacgagagacattaatgtttatttactaattaatagcattgcatgcaatgaactaaccattgcatgtcgtgtttggtagtctcaagtcattaaaagcatgcacatctCTTGTCTCTTATTGATtaatatgtgaagaaacaagaaacaaggtagaagttaatgcatcgcgccttagtattttgagattatttggttttcgtaagatgacttacacacctaaacggagggagtatgtttttttTACGGGAAATTTTTGGCTATGTTATGGGTGTAGGTTACGTATTGTCTTGCTGCACATCGCACAAACAGAGTAGTAGTTGGGATTGAGCTAATCATCGAGAGCTCCTTTATTTCTAAATGGAGCAACAGAATACCTAACAAGTCTGGACCTGGATTCGTCTTGTCGGTTCATCAGTCGATGCACTAGCTTCACCCTACCAAAGTGCTAGCAACAATTGAGGACGGGGTGTCAATTCGTTGGCTGGGCAGCTGAGGCTGCTGCCAGCTCACGGAATTCAAGTCTCGGCTTGAACGCATGATGCTTGCGgagtttttcctataaaaaaagTCAACCAGGGTTAGTCTTTGAGTTGGTCTCATTTTTTTTCTAGCAAAATAAAATTAAACGTTAGTATTGGTGTCCTATATAAAGCTAAGTCAAGCACTCAAGACTCGCTCGCTCAGTCGCACGTCTCCAAAAATTTCATAAACTCCCTCCTTCGTGCGTGGTTGGTGATCGGAATGGTCTCAGCTGAGCCGCCGCTGCAGCTGGAGTCGAAGAATGTGTGCGTCGTGGGAGCCGGCATGGCCGGTATGGCGGCGGCGCGCGAGCTGCGGCGAGAGGGCCACGTCGTGACGGTCATGGAGCAGAGAGGCGACGTCGGCGGGCAGTGGCTGTACGACCCGAGGACAGACGATGACGGCCTGCTCGAGGCAGGGGCCGCGCCGGTGCGCGTGCACAGCAGCATGTACGCCTGCCTCCGTCTCATCAGCCCGCGGGAGGCCATGGGCTTCTCCGACTTCCAGTTCTTTCCCAGGGAGGGCGTCGCCGGCCGCGACCCTCGCCGCTTCCCGACCCACCGCGAGGTGTACTGCTACCTTTGGGAGTTCTGCCACGCGTTCGGGCTTGCTGACGCCGTCAGACTCCACACCAGGGTCACGCGCGTCGCGGCCGTGCCCACGTCGTCGACGCATCAATGGGCTGTGAGAACCGTGCACCTCGGTGGCACGGGCacggacgaggaggagaaggaggaggtgttcGATGCCGtcgtcgtggccaccggccacTACTCGCAGCCGAAGCTCCCGACCATCAACGGCATGGAGGACTGGCGGCGGAGGCAGCTGCACAGCCACTCGTACCGGACGCCGGAGCCGTTCCGCGGCGAGGTGGTGGTGATGATCGGGTGCGGGGACAGCGGCAAGGACATCGCGCTGGACCTCCGCCGCGTCGCCAAGGAGGTGCACCTCACCGCCAAGTCCATGGAGGAGGCCATGACGCCGGCGATGTCCAAGATGCTGGCGAACCACGCCAATCTGCACCTCCACCCGCAGATAGACCGTCTGTACGCGGACGGCCGCGTGGCGTTCGCCGACGGCTCCTCCGTCGACGCCGACACTGTCATGTACTGCACGGGGTACACCTACTCGTTCACGTTCCTGGACACGGGTGGCGCGGTCACCGTCGACGACAACCGCGTGGGGCCGCTGTTCGAGCACGTGTTCCCGCCGTCCCTGGCGCCGTCGCTCTCCTTCGTCGGCATACCGAGGAAGGTCCTGGTGCCGTGGTTCTTCGAGGCGCAGGGGAAGTGGGTCGCGCAGGTGCTGTCCGGCCGGCGGGCGCTGCCGCCGGAGGAGGAGATGCTGCGGTCCGTGGAGGAGTATTACCGGGCCAGGGAGGCAGCCGGCGTGCCGAAGAAGTACACCCACGACATCGCCGGCGTGGATCCTGAGAAAATGTACGAGTTCAGGGAGAAGTACTGCGATTTCGCGCGTATCGAGGATTGGAAGATAGAGCTGCTCGTGTCCATCATCGCCAACATGAACGACGACATGGAGACCTTCCGCGACCGCGAGGACGACGGCGAAAACGTCCGGAAGGGCCTGCAGAGATGGCACGCCGCAGCTGCTCAAGCCCAAGATCAAAACTACGGTTGCTGCGGTTGAAGCTGACCTTGATGCGCAGGTCATAGCTAAGCTCCGACTCAACTGAAGATCATACCATCCGTACCTAAGTTTAGCTTGCTCTGACCTGGTGCTTAGGCGTAGTTCACTCTGAAGTCTGAACTGAACTGCGTCAGAGACTGAGAGGTTCACTGCGAGATTTTATTTCATTCTATTCGAGTTCACAAGAATGTAACTACtcccttagttcaaaactgcaacatttATTTTGTATAGGAGGAAGTGGTTAATTTCTGTACAAATAAAATGGTTTGGTTGTGACAGAAAGAAAGTTGATAAAAAAAGAGGTGCTCAAGGTACCGGGAATGAGGGACGGGATGGGCATAAAACGAGAATCCACAATTGGTTTTGCGAGATCCAAATAACATTCTATGCAACATAGATAATCCTCCGTTTAGTTAAACTCATAGTCCTCAGAAACCGTCATACCCTGTCCCGCTCTTGGGTCGGGCGACCCGGGGGAAACGCACTTGCCACCAACGGGTCGTCCTCACCAACCACCACTGCCGCCGGCTCTTGTCGCGGTGACGACGGGCCCTCTTACTGCCGAAGGTGCGAGGAGGGAAGGTCGTGGGGTCGGATCCAATATGGGACTGTTGATCCCTTGATGGTAGTAGCGTTCATCATGTTTGGTTGGATCACTCAATCATCTACGCCACCTCAGCCTACGACACTGGACTCTCTGCAGATTGTTGTAGCGGCCTAAAGGTCTTCAcgaggggcgtgtttggttgcccgcataagGTCCAACAAGGCCCGCGCGGGAAGGATTCGACATGTTTGGTAGCCCACAAACACTATTGGGTTTGCATCGCACGTTTCTTAAAGCACCTCTGGGCCTGGCTCACTGGGAACGCACGAATCGGCAGTTTCTTCAGGGTCAGGCCCGAACGGTGCACGTGGGCAGGTGCGGCTGCACGCGCGCGGCCACGCTCGAGAAGCCGCGTTGCTTTCTGAAGCACCGACAACATTAGCTTCaccacccctcaccgctccctcCACTAGTAGAAagacacctaatagtcccggttcgtaagggcctttagtcccggttcatgaaccgggactaatgggtcgttactaatacctccacccattagtcccggttcaaacacgaaccgggaccaatgtgcctccacgtggccctgtgcgccgagcccagtcagggggcctttggtcccggttggtggcaccaaccgggaccaaaagtccatgttttttttagaaaagtggctactttaggggttttgggggttatttttaggttgttattagctagctaatagagagaagtgtcctctcttatatcttcgtccttggtttaccaacgctgctgctatatatgttcatttcaccagctgatataataactcatgcatgctcgcatcatacatcatcatatataataacaagtcctactaatcatgcatcatcatacaacttctactcgttattaataataagtcatacgatcatcatcctcatagtcatcgaacccaaccctacataattgttcttagcacatgatcatcagtattagttAGGACacacacccttaaggtaaaatagcataaaacgaTATAGACCCGGACTcttcattatgaagaatggcgatcatcctgtctccattTTTTGCCCTTTgattgttgcttccaagaagctccttacgactgtccatacattttttccattctttgattgtcatgtctccacttcttttagaaacacggtatggacag comes from Triticum aestivum cultivar Chinese Spring chromosome 5B, IWGSC CS RefSeq v2.1, whole genome shotgun sequence and encodes:
- the LOC123116117 gene encoding flavin-containing monooxygenase FMO GS-OX-like 8, whose translation is MVSAEPPLQLESKNVCVVGAGMAGMAAARELRREGHVVTVMEQRGDVGGQWLYDPRTDDDGLLEAGAAPVRVHSSMYACLRLISPREAMGFSDFQFFPREGVAGRDPRRFPTHREVYCYLWEFCHAFGLADAVRLHTRVTRVAAVPTSSTHQWAVRTVHLGGTGTDEEEKEEVFDAVVVATGHYSQPKLPTINGMEDWRRRQLHSHSYRTPEPFRGEVVVMIGCGDSGKDIALDLRRVAKEVHLTAKSMEEAMTPAMSKMLANHANLHLHPQIDRLYADGRVAFADGSSVDADTVMYCTGYTYSFTFLDTGGAVTVDDNRVGPLFEHVFPPSLAPSLSFVGIPRKVLVPWFFEAQGKWVAQVLSGRRALPPEEEMLRSVEEYYRAREAAGVPKKYTHDIAGVDPEKMYEFREKYCDFARIEDWKIELLVSIIANMNDDMETFRDREDDGENVRKGLQRWHAAAAQAQDQNYGCCG